One window of the Spea bombifrons isolate aSpeBom1 chromosome 8, aSpeBom1.2.pri, whole genome shotgun sequence genome contains the following:
- the LOC128502717 gene encoding cytochrome P450 2C5-like, with protein sequence MELLGLSTLLLVVCVVFLLYALTQSSPNPGKARLPPGPTPLPVLGNILHLNGKKIFTSLVKLGEKYGPVYTVYMGMERVVVLYGYEAVKEALNDRGEEFSGRGHMPLLDKISNNGHGVVGSNGERWKQLRRFSLMTLRNFGMGKRSIEERIQEEASFLIEELRRTNGQPLNPTYYFSRAVSNVICSVVFGNRFEYEDKNFLRLLGLLNETFRGFSSVWGQMYNVYPKVFGKLPGPHNKLFDAIKGIKEFVSERVKMHQETLDLNSPRDFIDCFLIRMEQEKNMPDTEFHMDGILNTTFDMFDAGTETVSTTLRYCLMILLKHPDVEERLHQEIDRVVGRNRAPCIEDRSRMPYTDAVIHEVQRFIDLIPLGLPHKVTQDVEFRGYFIPKGTTIYPLLGSVLRDPKQFKNPNDFNPGHFLDNEGKFSKKDGFMPFSSGKRICAGEGLARMELFLFLTTILQNFTLKSAADREELDLTPEISGFGNIPRAYQLSFIPR encoded by the exons ATGGAGCTCCTCGGACTCTCCACCTTACTGCTCGTGGTCTGCGTCGTATTCCTGCTCTATGCTTTAACGCAAAGCAGTCCGAATCCGGGCAAAGCGCGGCTCCCCCCCGGACCGACCCCGCTGCCCGTTTTGGGGAACATTCTTCATCTCAACGGAAAAAAGATCTTCACGTCGCTTGTTAAA CTCGGTGAGAAATATGGTCCGGTCTACACCGTTTACATGGGCATGGAGCGAGTCGTGGTCCTCTATGGTTACGAGGCGGTGAAAGAGGCGCTGAACGACCGCGGGGAGGAATTTTCGGGTCGGGGGCACATGCCGCTTCTGGATAAGATAAGCAATAACGGTCACG GCGTCGTTGGCAGTAACGGCGAGCGCTGGAAGCAGCTGCGCCGATTCTCTCTCATGACCCTGAGAAACTTCGGGATGGGGAAGAGGAGCATCGAGGAGCGAATCCAGGAGGAAGCGTCTTTCCTCATCGAGGAGCTCAGGAGAACCAACG GGCAGCCTTTGAATCCCACCTACTACTTCAGCAGAGCCGTGTCTAACGTCATCTGCTCGGTGGTCTTCGGGAACCGGTTTGAGTACGAAGACAAGAACTTTCTGCGGTTACTCGGCCtcttaaatgaaacatttagagGCTTCAGTTCAGTTTGGGGTCAG ATGTATAACGTATACCCAAAGGTCTTCGGGAAATTACCCGGACCCCACAACAAGCTCTTCGACGCCATTAAGGGGATAAAAGAATTTGTTTCGGAGAGAGTCAAAATGCACCAGGAGACCCTGGACCTCAACTCCCCCCGAGACTTCATCGACTGCTTCCTCATAAGGATGGAGCAG GAGAAGAACATGCCAGACACCGAGTTTCACATGGATGGGATTCTTAACACCACGTTTGATATGTTCGACGCCGGGACAGAAACTGTGAGCACAACGCTGCGTTACTGCCTCATGATCCTTCTCAAGCACCCGGACGTGGAAG AACGTTTACACCAGGAGATTGACCGGGTCGTTGGCAGAAACAGAGCGCCGTGTATCGAAGACCGTTCGCGCATGCCGTACACAGACGCCGTCATCCACGAGGTCCAGAGATTCATCGACCTCATACCCCTTGGACTTCCACACAAAGTGACTCAAGATGTTGAATTCAGAGGATACTTTATTCCCAAG GGCACCACCATCTACCCGCTGCTCGGTTCAGTTCTCCGCGACCCCAAGCAGTTTAAGAATCCGAACGACTTCAACCCGGGACATTTCCTGGATAACGAGGGAAAATTCTCCAAGAAAGACGGATTCATGCCGTTCTCCTCAG GGAAGCGGATCTGCGCCGGAGAGGGCCTGGCTCGCATGGAGCTCTTCTTGTTCCTCACCACCATCCTGCAGAACTTCACGCTTAAGTCTGCCGCGGACAGAGAAGAGCTCGACCTCACCCCGGAGATCAGCGGATTTGGAAACATTCCCCGAGCCTACCAGCTGAGCTTCATTCCGCGCTAA